One window of the Zea mays cultivar B73 chromosome 3, Zm-B73-REFERENCE-NAM-5.0, whole genome shotgun sequence genome contains the following:
- the LOC542747 gene encoding eukaryotic translation initiation factor 3 subunit A — protein MATFAKPENALKRAEELIHVGQKQSALQALHDLITSKRYRSWQKPLEKIMMKYVELCVDLRKGRFAKDGLIQYRIVCQQVNVSSLEDVIKHFMQLSNEKAEQAKSQVEALEDALDVEDLEADKRPEDLMLSFVSGEKGKDRSDKEVVTPWFKFLWETYRTVLEILRNNSKLEALYAMTAHRAFQFCKQYKRTTEFRRLCEIIRNHLANLNKYRDQRDRPDLTAPESLQLYLDTRVEQLKVATELSLWQEAFRSVEDIHGLMTMVKKMPKPSILVVYYAKLTEIFWISDSHLYHAYAWLKLFNLQKSYNKNLSQKDLQLIASSVLLAALSVSPYDKKYGAFETENEKERNMRLSNLVNFSLDNKRENREMPSRPYLLSELASKGVLSCASQEVRDLYNLLEHEFLPLDLASKVQPLLLKISKIGGKLSSASSVPEVKLSQYISALEKLTTLRVLQQASCIFKSIKIDMLSRMIPFFDFSVVEKISVDAAKQNFVAIKVDHLSGVVQFGTVDIESDGLSDHLSVLADSLNKARIHICPPVKKPSKLGESLISLAAIVENEHKRLLARKSIIEKRKEELERQILEKEKEEEKKRMSSQKKTVDEERVRLLNEQRQREQDRIRREIEEKNKAEAKKMLEDLNKAGKKHVVVEGELTKEAIMELARNEQLKERHEMEKKLQKFAKTMDYLERAKRQEEAPLIEQAFQKRLEEEKILHEQEQLREIELSKQHHASDLQEKNRLSRMLEHKNALQERIIQERAAEFGRLKKERDERMNRLISSRKHERETVRKLMFYLNLEEQRIEMLREEEEARKREAEERRKREEAERKAKLDAIAEKQRLREIELEEKAKATREKLLKGSEAVRAPDSAPVAQPPRESAAAPAAAAAAAAPAPAPSKYIPKFKRGGDSSSIPSGSRDEDRWGSRGPLRQDGPPARLDAPSSRQDTDRWRGSRFPSNSTSSSSTWSRSRN, from the exons ATGGCGACTTTCGCGAAACCTGAGAACGCGCTGAAGAGAGCCGAAG AATTAATCCATGTTGGTCAAAAGCAGTCAGCCCTGCAGGCTTTACATGATCTCATTACCTCGAAAAGGTACAGGTCATGGCAGAAGCCTCTCGAAAAGATCATGATGAAGTATGTAGAACTCTGTGTTGACCTGAGGAAAGGCAGATTTGCAAAAGATGGTCTTATTCAGTATAGGATTGTCTGCCAGCAAGTAAACGTGTCATCCTTGGAGGATGTCATAAAGCACTTCATGCAGCTTTCAAATGAGAAAGCTGAACAAGCTAAGAGTCAGGTCGAAGCACTGGAAGATGCTCTGGATGTCGAAGATCTTGAAGCAGACAAGCGTCCCGAGGACCTCATGCTCAGTTTTGTCAGTGGGGAGAAAGGAAAGGACCGATCAGATAAAGAGGTTGTAACTCCATGGTTTAAGTTCCTCTGGGAGACATACAGGACTGTTCTAGAGATACTAAGGAACAATTCAAAGCTTGAAGCGTTATATGCT ATGACTGCTCATAGGGCTTTTCAATTCTGTAAACAGTATAAGAGAACAACTGAATTCCGTAGGTTGTGTGAGATCATCAGAAATCATCTTGCTAATCTCAACAAATATCGCGATCAAAGAGATCGTCCTGATCTGACTGCACCTGAAAGTTTACAACTGTATCTTGATACACGTGTTGAGCAGCTTAAAGTTGCTACAGAACTCTCCCTTTGGCAG GAAGCCTTCCGATCGGTGGAAGATATCCATGGTTTGATGACCATGGTGAAGAAAATGCCAAAACCATCTATCTTGGTGGTCTATTATGCAAAGTTGACTGAGATCTTCTGGATATCGGACAGCCACTTATATCATGCGTATGCGTGGCTCAAGCTTTTCAACTTGCAGAAGAGCTACAATAAAAACTTGTCTCAGAAGGATCTACAGTTAATAGCATCTTCTGTTTTACTTGCTGCACTATCCGTGTCACCTTATGACAAAAAATATGGTGCATTTGAGACAGAGAATGAGAAAGAGCGCAACATGCGTCTGTCCAACCTTGTTAACTTTTCGCTTGATAACAAGCGTGAAAACAGGGAAATG CCTTCAAGACCATATCTTCTATCAGAGTTG GCCTCCAAAGGAGTCCTTTCATGTGCTTCCCAAGAAGTGCGAGATTTGTACAACCTTTTGGAACATGAGTTTCTACCTCTGGATCTTGCATCAAAAGTGCAGCCACTTCTTTTGAAGATTTCAAAGATTGGAGGGAAGCTTTCATCAGCTTCTTCTGTTCCTGAGGTCAAGTTATCTCAGTACATTTCAGCATTGGAGAAGCTGACAACATTGAGAGTGCTACAACAG GCCTCTTGTATTTTTAAATCCATAAAGATTGATATGCTCTCAAGAATGATTCCATTCTTTGACTTCTCTGTCGTGGAGAAGATTTCTGTTGATGCTGCCAAACAAAATTTTGTTGCTATAAAAGTTGACCATTTATCGGGAGTTGTTCAGTTTGGTACTGTG GACATAGAATCTGATGGCTTAAGTGATCACCTTAGTGTTCTTGCTGATTCATTAAATAAAGCAAGGATTCATATCTGTCCACCAGTGAAAAAGCCATCTAAACTCGGTGAAAGTCTCATTAGTTTGGCTGCAATAGTGGAGAATGAACATAAGAGGCTGCTTGCAAGGAAGTCCATCATTGAAAAACGTAAAGAAGAGCTTGAgcgtcaaatattggagaag gaaaaagaagaagaaaaaaagagaATGAGCAGTCAAAAGAAAACTGTGGATGAGGAAAGGGTGAGGCTTCTCAATGAACAGAGGCAGAGGGAGCAGGACCGGATTCGTAGAGAGATAGAGGAAAAAAATAAAGCAGAAGCAAAAAAGATGCTAGAAGATTTGAATAAGGCAGGGAAAAAACATGTCGTTGTTGAAGGG GAGCTTACTAAGGAGGCCATCATGGAATTGGCACGGAATGAACAGTTAAAGGAGCGCCACGAAATGGAGAAAAAACTGCAGAAGTTTGCAAAAACAATGGATTATCTGGAAAGGGCAAAAAGGCAGGAAGAGGCACCACTGATTGAGCAAGCTTTTCAAAAACGTCTTGAGGAAGAGAAGATCCTTCACGAGCAAGAGCAGCTT CGGGAGATTGAACTCAGCAAGCAACACCATGCCAGCGACTTGCAAGAGAAAAATAGACTTTCACGGATGTTGGAGCACAAG AATGCTTTACAGGAGAGAATCATCCAAGAACGTGCAGCTGAGTTTGGCCGTCTGAAGAAAGAGAGAGATGAACGGATGAATCGGTTGATATCTTCAAGAAAGCATGAAAGGGAGACAGTAAGGAAGTTGATGTTTTATCTGAACCTGGAGGAACAGCGGATTGAAATGCTTCGTGAGGAAGAGGAAGCTAGAAAACGTGAAG CGGAAGagaggaggaagagagaggaggctGAAAGGAAAGCTAAACTTGATGCCATCGCTGAAAAGCAGCGATTGAGAGAGATAGAGCTGGAGGAGAAGGCAAAGGCAACAAGGGAGAAGCTCTTAAAGGGATCCGAGGCTGTGCGCGCTCCAGATTCTGCACCTGTTGCACAGCCACCTCGAGAGTCAGCAGCAGCGCCTGCAGCTGCTGCGgcggcggctgctcctgctcctgctcctagtAAATATATTCCCAAGTTTAAACGCGGTGGTGATAGCAGCAGCATCCCTTCTGGCAGCCGCGATGAAGATCGCTGGGGTTCACGTGGTCCGCTCAGGCAAGATGGTCCTCCTGCACGACTGGATGCACCCTCATCACGGCAAGATACTGATCGCTGGCGTGGATCAAGATTTCCCTCTAACTCAACGTCCTCTTCATCAACCTGGAGCCGTTCACGGAACTGA
- the LOC100191350 gene encoding fruit protein PKIWI502 has protein sequence MILRSAPRRLHLLRPHHLRLLSAAALASAVPIPAPAQSPIEWAEAPLASVRPATADASLFHVSLDLSAHRGLLASHTAAGQFLRFRLPASSYHIFLAIASPPPPPALETLALAGPPSCFEFLVKRLPGTPSARLCDLRPGDLVHVGASVVGRGFDVARISDARDVLVFATGSGISPIRSLIESGFAENKKTDVRLFYGVRNLQRMAYQERFEDWESRGVKIVPVLSRPDSQWTGERGYIQNVFSRMKNTVNPPSVGVILCGHKQMSEEITRVLVADGLSKDRILTNF, from the exons ATGATTCTGCGCTCCGCGCCGCGTCGCCTCCACCTACTCCGCCCGCACCACCTCCGGCTCCTCTCCGCCGCCGCGCTCGCTTCCGCGGTCCCGATCCCGGCCCCGGCCCAGTCCCCAATTGAGTGGGCCGAGGCTCCGCTTGCCTCCGTGCGCCCTGCCACCGCCGACGCATCGCTCTTCCACGTCTCCCTCGACCTCTCCGCGCACCGGGGGCTCCTCGCCTCCCACACCGCCGCCGGCCAGTTCCTCCGCTTCCGCCTCCCCGCCTCTTCCTACCACATCTTCCTCGCCATCGCATCCCCTCCTCCCCCACCTGCGCTCGAGACCCTAGCCCTAGCCGGGCCACCTTCCTGCTTCGAATTCCTCGTCAAGCGCCTcccgggaaccccctccgcgcgcCTCTGCGACCTCCGCCCCGGCGACCTTGTCCATGTTGGCGCCAGCGTCGTCGGCCGCGGATTTGATGTCGCCAGGATATCTGATGCCCGCGACGTTCTCGTCTTCGCCACCGGATCCGGGATCAG CCCTATACGGTCACTTATTGAGTCAGGTTTTGCTGAAAACAAAAAAACTGATGTAAGACTCTTTTATGGGGTTAGAAATCTTCAGAGGATGGCATATCAG GAAAGGTTTGAGGATTGGGAATCCAGAGGAGTTAAAATTGTACCTGTCCTCTCCAGACCAGATAGTCAATGGACAGGGGAGAGAGGTTATATCCAG AATGTGTTCTCAAGGATGAAGAATACTGTAAACCCTCCATCAGTGGGAGTAATTTTGTGTGGGCATAAACAGATGAGTGAG GAGATCACAAGAGTTCTTGTTGCCGATGGTTTGTCAAAAGATAGAATCTTAACTAACTTCTGA